In a single window of the Syngnathus typhle isolate RoL2023-S1 ecotype Sweden linkage group LG19, RoL_Styp_1.0, whole genome shotgun sequence genome:
- the eif2s3 gene encoding eukaryotic translation initiation factor 2 subunit 3, which produces MAGDESGTTLGQPHLAKQDLSSLNVSQLTTLSPEIISRQATINIGTIGHVAHGKSTVVKAISGVHTVRFKNELERNITIKLGYANAKIYMLDDPSCPRPECYRSCGSSTPDEFPTDIPGTKGDFKLVRHVSFVDCPGHDILMATMLNGAAVMDAALLLIAGNESCPQPQTSEHLAAIEIMKLKHILILQNKIDLVKESQAKEQYEQILTFVQGTVAEGAPIIPISAQLKYNIEVVCEYIVKKIPVPVRDFTSEPRLIVIRSFDVNKPGCEVDDLKGGVAGGSILKGVLKVGQEIEVRPGIVSKDHEGKLMCKPIFSKIVSLFAEHNDLQYAAPGGLIGVGTKIDPTLCRADRMVGQVLGAVGELPEIFTELEISYFLLRRLLGVRTEGDKKAAKVQKLSKNEVLMVNIGSLSTGGRVSAVKADLAKIVLTNPVCTEVGEKIALSRRVEKHWRLIGWGQIRRGVTITPTVDDD; this is translated from the exons ATGGCGGGCGACGAGTCGGGTACAACGCTGGGCCAGCCTCATTTGGCCAAACAGGACCTCAGTAGTTTG AATGTGTCCCAGCTGACGACTCTGTCCCCCGAGATCATCAGCAGGCAGGCCACCATCAATATCG GCACCATCGGTCATGTGGCGCACGGAAAGTCCACAGTGGTGAAAGCCATCTCGGGTGTTCACACCGTGCGCTTCAAAAATGAACTGGAGAGGAACATCACCATCAAGCTCGGCTATGCTAATGCTAAG ATCTACATGCTGGACGATCCCAGCTGTCCTAGGCCCGAATGCTATCGCTCCTGTGGGAGCAGCACCCCTGATGAATTCCCCACAGACATCCCTGGCACCAAAGGCGATTTTAAACTTGTCAG ACACGTGTCCTTCGTGGACTGTCCCGGTCACGACATTTTGATGGCGACTATGTTGAATGGAGCTGCCGTCATGGATGCCGCTCTCCTCCTCATCG CGGGCAACGAGTCGTGTCCACAGCCGCAGACGTCGGAGCATCTGGCCGCCATCGAGATCATGAAGCTGAAGCACATCCTCATCCTGCAGAACAAAATCGATCTGGTAAAGGAGAGCCAGGCCAAAGAGCAGTATGAGCAGATCCTTACCTTCGTGCAGG GTACGGTGGCTGAGGGCGCCCCCATCATTCCCATCTCTGCTCAGCTCAAGTACAACATCGAGGTGGTGTGCGAGTACATCGTCAAGAAGATCCCTGTCCCTGTGCGAGACTTCACCTCGGAGCCCAGACTCATTG TCATCAGATCATTTGACGTCAACAAACCTGGCTGTGAAGTCGACGATTTGAAAGGTGGCGTGGCAGGAGGGAGTATCCTGAAGGGTGTCCTCAAG GTAGGCCAGGAGATCGAGGTGCGGCCAGGCATTGTGTCCAAGGACCATGAAGGAAAGCTGATGTGCAAGCCCATCTTCTCCAAGATCGTCTCGCTGTTCGCTGAACACAACGATCTCCAGTACGCTGCACCCGGAGGCCTCATTG GTGTGGGTACCAAGATAGACCCAACGCTGTGTCGAGCTGATCGCATGGTGGGTCAGGTGCTGGGTGCCGTCGGGGAACTGCCGGAGATCTTCACCGAGCTGGAGATCTCATACTTCTTGCTCAGGCGGCTGCTGGGTGTGCGCACGGAGGGAGACAAGAAGGCCGCCAAG GTCCAGAAGCTGTCAAAGAACGAAGTGCTGATGGTGAACATCGGCTCGCTATCCACAGGCGGCCGTGTCAGCGCCGTCAAAGCTGATCTGGCTAAGATCGTCCTCACCAACCCCGTCTGCACCGAAGTCGGAGAGAAGATTGCTCTAAGTCGACGTGTGGAGAAACATTGGCG TCTGATCGGCTGGGGGCAGATCAGGAGGGGCGTGACCATCACGCCCACGGTGGATGACGACTGA
- the si:ch73-173p19.1 gene encoding uncharacterized protein si:ch73-173p19.1 produces the protein MNSSGSLTIGALFHTLGEMGFTQEQIQAAVQAGHFSVTDAAEWLLQGHQHARHSLLKQPTGPAETAFAAFNPPKESTITSASDCPASSSLAQKLSPPSRGLPPIESRIKQDKSDFEEQQRQRVTQQARAERRQKKQERELVLKRIADDRRSLQEKSSQSGVAAAAEGASPSDDSQGHTLGGKVQTNVDNNCILMIRLPSGESMRESFPADAPLRCVVEHITGRHPALRAFSLLQGFPRKRFGEAELACSLRSLGLTPNAALCIQTTPPETPQDPAGPAEPPPVGPDRRACPTPPIPVQERAGGPDFVVPPPLPNHVWEEAASLAGISGGAPLHGPSHFWGRGQKLVAGNPDEAAGVQPEQEDDGDEEEGEAPHLLNGLPQLPFLLENRNRGGLEPRHRWPEQGNRLREALEDEPAPEPNDAEGRVAPGAAGQAAVERLQRAVRHEDPASQGQPLPPKRSFKTPSVSSLCTLATRATVQLMTAPSMQYSSSLAGLTPELVELLLNHMAQERVLRPRNLELFFGCPLQKFVLNCYPYSTNELLRQLRAFTALKHLSLINSPLITDSGLSILSSLVKLQYLNLASCSKLTDSCLQYITGLKSLCFLSLDQTKVTDAGVTLYLRSAPPCLSQLSLNQTAVGETTLAVLPACVPQLRMLSIKQTKVSDVSALSELPGLQTLNLDGTGVTEASLAQLGTHPSLSSLSLGGVRVSNGDHALQIVSGLALTHLTLPGRHSVTDGGLAFLSRLQLLVELDLTDYTQVTDRGVQHLCTMTRLKKLSLSNTQVTDAGLSYLRPLLGLQELCLDRTAVSSRGVAALITCLPHLQVLGLASTQVGDSVVRRGLIHCPQMLKLNLSRTRITDNGVKFLAHMRLTQVNLDGTGVSLTGIAALLASTHISSIRASNTRAVPIDDVSDDEWEPAS, from the exons ATGAATTCTTCGGGCTCCCTG ACAATTGGGGCGCTATTCCACACGCTTGGCGAAATGGGATTCACACAGGAGCAGATCCAGGCTGCTGTGCAGGCCGGTCATTTTTCCGTGACGGACGCGGCCGAGTG GCTTCTGCAGGGTCATCAGCATGCACGACACAGTTTGCTCAAGCAGCCGACGGGGCCGGCGGAAACGGCATTCGCGGCTTTCAACCCTCCGAAAGAGTCGACTATCACGTCTGCTTCTGACTGTCCAG CAAGTAGCTCATTAGCGCAGAAGTTGTCACCGCCTTCCCGAGGGTTGCCCCCCATCGAGTCGCGCATCAAACAGGACAAAAGTGACTTTGAGGAGCAGCAGAGGCAACGCGTGACTCAGCAGGCGAGGGCGGAGCGCCGGCAAAAGAAGCAG GAGCGAGAGTTGGTGCTTAAGCGTATTGCCGACGATCGGCGGAGCTTACAGGAGAAGAGCAGCCAGTCTGGcgtagcggcggcggcggagggggCGTCGCCGTCCGATGACAGTCAAGGGCACACTCTTGGAGGGAAGGTTCAGACTAATGTGGATAACAACTGTATTCTCATG ATCCGGCTGCCGTCCGGTGAGTCCATGCGCGAAAGCTTTCCGGCCGACGCGCCGCTTCGCTGTGTAGTGGAGCACATCACGGGACGTCATCCCGCCCTCCGCGCCTTCTCTCTCCTCCAGGGGTTTCCACGAAAACGCTTCGGGGAGGCTGAGCTGGCCTGCTCACTGCGCTCCCTCGGCCTCACGCCTAACGCCGCCCTTTGCATTCAGACAACTCCCCCGGAGACCCCCCAAGACCCGGCCGGCCCTGCCGAGCCGCCCCCGGTCGGACCTGACCGGCGGGCGTGTCCTACTCCTCCAATCCCAGTCCAGGAGAGAGCGGGTGGGCCAGATTTTGTCGTGCCCCCTCCGCTACCCAATCACGTGTGGGAAGAGGCTGCCAGTCTTGCGGGGATCTCTGGAGGTGCTCCTCTTCACGGACCTTCTCACTTTTGGG GGCGAGGCCAAAAGTTGGTCGCTGGCAATCCCGACGAAGCTGCTGGAGTCCAACCCGAACAGGAAGATGACGGTGACGAAGAAGAGGGAGAAGCTCCACATTTGCTTAATG GTCTGCCGCAACTTCCGTTCCTCCTGGAGAACAGGAATCGTGGTGGCTTGGAGCCCAGACACCGGTGGCCCGAGCAGGGCAATCGACTTAGAGAGGCCCTGGAGGATGAGCCGGCGCCCGAGCCGAACGACGCCGAGGGCCGAGTGGCGCCCGGAGCCGCCGGGCAGGCCGCTGTGGAGCGTCTGCAGCGGGCGGTGCGTCACGAAGACCCCGCCTCGCAGGGACAGCCACTTCCCCCCAAAAGGTCCTTCAAGACCCCCAGCGTCTCCTCGCTCTGTACCTTGGCCACGCGCGCCACCGTCCAGCTCATGACGG CTCCCAGTATGCAGTATAGCAGCAGCCTGGCCGGCCTGACACCTGAGCTCGTGGAGCTTCTGCTGAACCACATGGCCCAGGAGCGTGTGCTGCGTCCGCGCAACCTGGAGCTATTCTTTGGCTGTCCGCTGCAGAAGTTTGTCCTCAACTGCTACCCGTACTCCACTAATGAGCTGCTGCGCCAGCTGCGCGCCTTCACCGCGCTCAAGCATCTCAGCCTGATCAACTCGCCGCTCATCACGG ACTCTGGCCTCTCAATTCTGTCCAGTCTGGTTAAACTGCAGTATCTCAACTTGGCCTCATGCAGCAAACTGACCGACTCTTGTCTGCAGTACATCACAG GTCTCAAAAGCCTGTGCTTCCTGTCGCTGGACCAGACCAAAGTGACGGACGCGGGCGTGACGCTGTACCTGCGCTCAGCGCCGCCGTGCCTCTCGCAGCTCAGCCTCAACCAGACAGCGGTCGGCGAGACTACGCTGGCCGTGCTTCCCGCTTGTGTGCCGCAGCTGCGGATGCTCAGCATCAAGCAGACCAAG GTGTCCGACGTTTCCGCGCTGTCCGAGCTGCCGGGCCTGCAGACGCTCAACCTGGACGGCACGGGCGTGACTGAGGCCTCACTTGCGCAGTTGGGCACCCACCCGTCTCTTTCGTCCCTCAGCCTGGGGGGGGTGCGCGTGTCCAACGGCGACCACGCCCTGCAGATTGTATCGG GACTGGCATTGACTCACCTGACACTCCCAGGACGCCACTCGGTCACGGACGGCGGCCTGGCGTTCTTGTCGCGGCTGCAGCTGCTGGTGGAGCTCGATCTAACGGACTACACGCAAGTCACAGACCGGGGAGTTCAGCACCTCTGCACTATGACCAG aTTAAAAAAGCTGTCTCTGAGTAACACACAAGTGACAGATGCCGGGCTCTCCTACTTGCGCCCTCTGCTGGGGCTGCAGGAGCTGTGCTTGGACCGGACGGCAGTCAGCAGTCGAGGAGTGGCGGCGCTCATCACCTGCCTGCCGCACCTCCAG GTGTTGGGCCTGGCCAGCACTCAGGTGGGCGACAGTGTGGTGAGGCGAGGTCTTATCCACTGCCCTCAGATGCTGAAGTTGAATCTCAGCCGCACCAGAATCACAGATAACG GCGTGAAGTTCCTGGCGCACATGCGTTTGACTCAGGTGAACCTGGACGGCACCGGCGTGAGCCTGACGGGCATCGCTGCCCTGCTGGCGTCCACACACATCAGCAGCATCCGCGCCAGCAACACGCGCGCCGTGCCCATCGACGATGTCTCCGACGACGAATGGGAGCCTGCCTCGTAG